In the Salinisphaera sp. T31B1 genome, one interval contains:
- a CDS encoding tetratricopeptide repeat protein: protein MQTYDVKGPMRAGAAGRRSGAFAYAALTGMILTMAGCASQTLPERTDDLRIDATDVTSPASSRRAAYEYHVLAGEMAIQRGNRERAATEYVAALDYSNDAELAQRATRIALYAGDAALAYRAADAWARAQPDSLDAQRIATRLALVNDDAAGLAEHAPALVDASASPDIGYSLLADVLSGEDPHADLAVETLSGMAQQDRGSAAAQYALGVLALRYGRNAVAQRAAERALALEPEWNDAVLLQAGVWIRNDEPGKAQALVDDLPGNAATRAEYHMALARLLIEADQDEAALDEFRHAIALQPDNNEARYGQAILSLSQGDLDQAEDAFTRLYESSDRSDDAAYYLGTIAEQRRDYAEAAGWYQRVENGAHAFESQVRAARMIYKQGDLAGARARLVSLRSTYPELANQLYAAEGQMLYEANQPVAAVDIYDQGLEEVPGNAELLYGRSIAYERLGRVDAAEADLRAVLDDEPDDARALNALGYLLTNHTRDYDRALDYIQKALAADPDNPAILDSMGWVQYRLGHLDQARHYLERAYRAYPDGEVAAHLGEVLWAQGDRDAARRVWQDALADNPDHPILRATMNRLDP, encoded by the coding sequence ATGCAAACCTACGACGTGAAAGGCCCGATGCGCGCGGGCGCCGCCGGCCGCCGGTCCGGCGCGTTCGCCTACGCCGCGCTGACCGGCATGATCCTGACCATGGCCGGCTGCGCCAGCCAGACATTGCCGGAACGGACCGACGACCTGCGAATCGATGCCACCGACGTCACTTCGCCGGCATCGAGTCGCCGCGCGGCCTACGAGTACCACGTGCTGGCCGGCGAGATGGCTATCCAGCGAGGCAATCGGGAACGCGCGGCCACTGAATATGTGGCCGCTCTGGATTATTCCAACGATGCCGAACTGGCTCAACGCGCCACCCGGATCGCGTTGTATGCCGGTGATGCGGCGTTGGCCTATCGTGCCGCCGACGCGTGGGCGCGTGCACAGCCGGATTCTCTGGACGCCCAGCGTATCGCCACGCGGCTGGCGCTGGTCAACGACGATGCCGCCGGCCTGGCCGAGCATGCCCCGGCGCTGGTCGACGCCTCCGCCTCGCCCGATATCGGCTACTCGCTGTTGGCCGACGTGCTCAGCGGCGAAGACCCGCACGCGGATCTGGCCGTGGAAACACTCAGTGGCATGGCTCAGCAAGACCGGGGCAGTGCAGCCGCACAATATGCTTTGGGCGTGCTGGCGCTGCGCTATGGCCGCAACGCCGTGGCCCAGCGTGCGGCCGAACGCGCGCTGGCACTTGAGCCGGAATGGAACGACGCCGTGCTGCTTCAGGCTGGCGTGTGGATACGCAACGACGAACCCGGCAAGGCACAGGCCCTGGTCGACGATTTGCCGGGCAATGCCGCCACGCGTGCGGAGTACCACATGGCCCTGGCACGTTTGTTGATCGAGGCCGACCAGGACGAGGCAGCACTCGACGAGTTCCGGCATGCGATCGCGTTGCAGCCCGATAACAACGAAGCGCGGTATGGCCAGGCCATCCTCTCGTTGAGCCAAGGCGATCTCGATCAGGCCGAAGATGCATTCACGCGCTTGTACGAGTCCAGCGATCGCTCCGACGACGCGGCTTACTACCTGGGCACGATCGCTGAGCAGCGCCGGGATTACGCCGAGGCCGCCGGCTGGTATCAGCGCGTTGAAAACGGCGCACACGCGTTCGAATCCCAGGTGCGCGCGGCCCGAATGATCTACAAGCAGGGCGATCTGGCCGGGGCGCGGGCGCGGCTTGTTTCATTGCGTTCGACATATCCGGAACTCGCCAATCAGCTGTATGCCGCCGAGGGCCAGATGCTCTACGAGGCCAACCAGCCGGTCGCGGCGGTGGATATCTACGATCAAGGCCTTGAGGAGGTGCCGGGCAATGCAGAACTGCTCTATGGCCGCTCGATTGCCTATGAGCGTCTGGGCCGGGTCGATGCCGCCGAGGCGGATCTGCGCGCGGTGCTCGACGACGAGCCGGACGATGCGCGCGCACTCAACGCCCTCGGTTATCTTCTGACCAACCATACGCGTGACTACGATCGCGCCCTGGACTATATCCAGAAGGCGCTTGCGGCCGACCCCGACAATCCGGCCATTCTCGACAGCATGGGATGGGTACAGTATCGGCTCGGCCATCTAGATCAGGCCCGGCACTACCTCGAGCGCGCCTATCGTGCCTATCCCGATGGCGAGGTCGCCGCACACCTGGGCGAAGTCCTCTGGGCCCAGGGAGATCGCGACGCGGCGCGCCGGGTCTGGCAGGATGCGTTGGCCG
- the hemA gene encoding glutamyl-tRNA reductase, which translates to MTLLTVGLNHTTAPLSVRETAAFPPEQFDSALDDFLRLPHVEEGAILSTCNRTELYAVTDAPGDANLRDWLCHQRGLPCADMTQHFYVYRDRDTVRHSLRVAAGLDSMILGEPQILGQMKNAYRSARAARGAGPLLTRLFEHSFAVAKQIRSQTDIGANPVSVAYAGVSLARQIFADLGTTCAMFIGAGETIDLAARYLAETGVRRMVFANRSLDRAQALATRYHGYAIALSDIAGHLAEADMVVSSTAAPGYMVHLSQLKAAVKQRRRKPMFVLDLAVPRDIDPAAGELEDIYLYSVDDLQSVIDDNMASRQQAARLANGMLDARIEEYIDWLDSRQATDTIRIMRERAHQARAQVMAQARRRIARGDAAEDVLDFVGHTLTNKLMHAPSATLRKARGAHQQELLTGARALFQIEDAFDHSMEPLSNSDADQGKNDQ; encoded by the coding sequence ATGACGCTGTTGACCGTGGGCCTGAACCACACCACCGCGCCGCTGTCCGTGCGCGAAACCGCCGCCTTTCCACCCGAGCAGTTCGATTCCGCGCTCGATGACTTTTTGCGCCTGCCCCATGTCGAAGAAGGCGCCATTTTGTCGACCTGCAACCGTACCGAACTGTACGCGGTGACCGATGCACCGGGCGATGCGAATCTGCGCGATTGGCTGTGTCACCAGCGCGGATTGCCCTGTGCCGACATGACACAGCATTTCTATGTCTATCGCGATCGCGATACCGTGCGTCACAGCCTGCGCGTTGCTGCCGGGCTGGATTCGATGATCCTGGGCGAGCCGCAGATTCTCGGCCAGATGAAAAATGCCTACCGGTCGGCCCGTGCGGCCCGCGGCGCCGGCCCGCTGCTGACCCGGCTGTTCGAACACAGCTTCGCGGTGGCCAAGCAAATCCGCAGCCAGACCGATATCGGTGCCAATCCCGTCTCGGTTGCCTATGCCGGCGTGAGCCTGGCCCGGCAGATCTTCGCCGACCTGGGCACCACCTGCGCGATGTTCATCGGCGCCGGCGAGACCATCGATCTGGCCGCGCGCTACCTGGCCGAGACCGGCGTACGCCGCATGGTGTTCGCCAACCGCAGCCTGGACCGGGCCCAGGCACTAGCGACCCGCTACCACGGATATGCGATCGCCCTGTCGGATATCGCCGGCCATCTGGCCGAGGCCGACATGGTCGTGTCCTCGACCGCCGCCCCTGGCTATATGGTGCACTTGTCCCAGCTCAAGGCCGCGGTCAAGCAGCGCCGCCGCAAGCCGATGTTCGTGCTTGATCTGGCCGTGCCCCGCGATATCGATCCGGCGGCCGGCGAACTTGAGGACATCTATCTTTATTCGGTCGACGATCTGCAAAGCGTGATCGACGACAACATGGCCTCTCGTCAACAGGCTGCGCGGCTGGCCAACGGCATGCTCGATGCGCGTATCGAGGAATACATCGACTGGCTGGACTCGCGACAGGCCACCGATACCATCCGCATCATGCGCGAGCGCGCCCACCAGGCGCGCGCGCAGGTGATGGCCCAGGCACGACGACGCATCGCCCGCGGCGATGCCGCGGAAGATGTGCTCGATTTCGTGGGCCACACGCTTACCAACAAGCTCATGCACGCGCCGAGTGCGACCCTGCGCAAAGCCCGTGGCGCCCATCAGCAGGAACTGCTGACCGGTGCCCGCGCGCTGTTCCAGATCGAAGACGCCTTCGATCATTCCATGGAACCGCTGTCGAACTCGGACGCAGACCAAGGCAAGAACGATCAATGA
- the prfA gene encoding peptide chain release factor 1: MKDSLRAKLEELVERHEDLTHSLSDPEIINDQDKFRRMSQEYAQLEELSADYRAWRALVGEIADLEEMQNAEEPELREMAESELDGARERLDSLEAALRRHLIPRDPNDDANLYLEIRAGTGGDEAALFAGDLLRMYTTYAEKHGWQVEILSESAGEHGGYKEVISRLIGAGAFSQLKFESGAHRVQRVPATESQGRIHTSACTVAVLPELDEVGAIDINPNDLRVDTFRAAGAGGQHVNKTDSAIRITHIPTGVVVECQQERSQHKNRAKAMALLQTKLLTAEQDKQTSEQAATRKKLVGSGDRSERIRTYNFPQGRVTDHRINLTLYKLDDVMAGNLEEIVDALTSEYQADQLAELGAA; the protein is encoded by the coding sequence ATGAAAGATTCACTGCGCGCCAAGCTCGAGGAACTGGTCGAACGACACGAGGATCTGACCCACTCGCTGTCGGATCCCGAAATCATCAACGACCAGGACAAGTTCCGGCGCATGTCGCAGGAATATGCCCAGCTCGAGGAGCTCTCGGCGGATTATCGCGCCTGGCGAGCGCTGGTCGGCGAGATCGCCGATCTCGAAGAGATGCAGAACGCCGAAGAGCCCGAACTTCGCGAGATGGCGGAATCGGAACTCGATGGCGCTCGCGAACGGCTGGATTCGCTGGAAGCCGCGTTGCGCCGGCATCTGATCCCGCGCGATCCCAACGATGACGCCAATCTTTATCTGGAGATACGCGCCGGCACCGGGGGTGACGAAGCCGCGCTGTTCGCCGGCGACCTGCTGCGCATGTATACGACGTATGCCGAAAAGCACGGCTGGCAGGTCGAGATACTCTCGGAGTCGGCAGGCGAGCACGGTGGCTACAAGGAAGTCATTTCCCGTCTGATCGGCGCCGGCGCATTCTCCCAGCTCAAGTTCGAGTCCGGGGCCCACCGCGTGCAACGAGTGCCGGCCACCGAATCCCAGGGGCGTATCCACACCTCGGCCTGTACGGTCGCTGTGCTGCCGGAGCTCGACGAAGTCGGCGCGATCGATATCAACCCCAACGACCTCCGCGTTGATACGTTCCGCGCGGCCGGTGCCGGCGGCCAGCATGTCAACAAGACCGATTCGGCGATCCGGATCACCCACATACCCACGGGCGTCGTGGTCGAATGTCAGCAGGAGCGCTCGCAGCACAAGAACCGCGCCAAGGCAATGGCGCTGCTGCAGACCAAGCTGCTGACCGCCGAGCAGGACAAGCAGACCAGCGAGCAGGCGGCCACCCGCAAGAAACTGGTGGGCAGCGGCGATCGATCGGAGCGCATCCGCACCTACAATTTCCCGCAGGGGCGAGTCACCGACCACCGCATCAATCTGACCCTGTACAAGCTCGACGACGTAATGGCCGGCAATCTCGAGGAAATCGTCGATGCGCTGACCAGCGAATATCAGGCCGACCAGCTCGCCGAACTCGGCGCGGCCTGA